From Mesomycoplasma dispar, a single genomic window includes:
- a CDS encoding uracil-DNA glycosylase: METKLSFERFFSDEIKKPYFQQLKKTLNYEYANYQVFPEKKDLFRAIQLTNFDNLKIVILGQDPYHQKGQADGLAFSTRAKVLPPSLKNLFLEIKNVYPNFSKTDGNLENWAKQGVLLLNTVLSVRESSPNSHENIGWKTFTFNLINFIVENKVDIVFLLLGQKAKLSVANVSLEKQKVFFYSHPSPFSFANSLKNSGVFQKINKFLKEKNRGEINWNL, encoded by the coding sequence ATGGAGACAAAACTAAGTTTTGAAAGGTTTTTTAGTGATGAAATTAAAAAACCTTATTTTCAACAGTTAAAAAAAACTCTCAACTATGAATATGCAAATTACCAAGTTTTCCCCGAAAAAAAAGATTTATTTAGGGCAATCCAATTAACTAATTTTGATAATCTAAAAATAGTCATTCTAGGTCAGGATCCTTATCACCAAAAAGGTCAGGCAGATGGTCTTGCTTTTTCAACGAGGGCAAAAGTTTTGCCACCTTCACTCAAAAACTTGTTTTTGGAGATAAAAAATGTATACCCTAATTTTTCAAAAACTGACGGAAATCTTGAAAATTGGGCAAAACAAGGAGTTTTACTTTTAAATACAGTGCTTTCGGTTCGTGAATCAAGTCCGAATTCCCATGAAAACATTGGATGAAAAACTTTTACTTTTAATTTAATTAACTTTATTGTTGAAAATAAAGTCGATATTGTTTTTTTACTATTAGGTCAAAAAGCAAAATTATCTGTTGCAAATGTTAGTCTTGAAAAACAAAAAGTGTTTTTTTACTCCCATCCTTCACCTTTTAGTTTTGCTAATTCCTTGAAAAATTCTGGTGTTTTTCAAAAAATAAACAAATTTTTAAAAGAAAAAAATCGCGGCGAAATCAATTGAAATTTATAA
- the rpmB gene encoding 50S ribosomal protein L28, producing MARKDPISLRGPLSGNNRSHALNATKRKFNLNLQQVTLKTASGQKVRIKVSAKTKKTLRKWGQI from the coding sequence ATGGCAAGAAAAGACCCAATCTCTTTGCGCGGACCTTTAAGTGGAAACAACCGTTCACATGCACTTAATGCAACCAAACGTAAATTTAACCTTAATTTACAACAAGTTACTTTAAAAACCGCATCAGGGCAAAAAGTTCGTATTAAAGTTTCGGCAAAAACTAAAAAAACCTTACGAAAATGGGGGCAAATTTAG
- the rpmI gene encoding 50S ribosomal protein L35: MSKIKFKTKSALKKRIKITASGKVKHGHAYRSHLAQSKTTKQKRQSRKATLMDSSDFKRLKKLI, translated from the coding sequence ATGTCTAAGATTAAATTTAAAACTAAATCTGCATTGAAAAAAAGAATAAAAATCACTGCATCTGGAAAAGTTAAACACGGGCATGCTTATCGTTCTCATCTTGCTCAAAGTAAAACTACCAAACAAAAACGTCAATCAAGAAAGGCAACTTTGATGGACAGTTCAGATTTTAAAAGATTAAAGAAATTAATTTAG
- a CDS encoding MGA_1079 family surface serine endopeptidase, which produces MIKSKNKAKNLLQMVLLGKKNVILFLPLLLTSASYSLYVTRRNYDVDYEVLGEDEINGQVNFAVDLDREKIKKYKISEYLTSASFNFENAKLWIKHPKNNGFDYKLTDISLDSQNYNVLILTYTAKSLTNQNQLTKFSKKILIKNSNTDVNLLVRSIKDSYFLDDYFDFNYDFIGSFGKNLPKATENERNLDKFLTQKTTIFNNFFKILVKPNANIKILDDGRISVESNILFNSQIIKTVNLVSKNKIDFSKSDDFNLKINYTNEFLNSSFYKNTWLDDVNYRDFDFSKTNNPNSYFWSFEEPIGAGGLGNYWFYNSVLKPTLEKLKKNKQINENKKFSMFKPQINVVSSSFLGVDSPTDPNELTKKELDLIFNDFLKSNNFFKIEKPDNVTVEFSNFTINNQEKRVLTSATNKSISFKLIAKKGTESREIILNFAPKEFIRTYQNEQDKADESKILEIIADKTGKKLFQNTKIKNLNDVHGNYSLIDSSENLVNKFNSIYSLPKIGRYQIFAKEIINKNNVKGESEIFFWYTQDGIEIPIITKANEKIANFKNNNKINVKNWKPAQYQDIKPLNKNNFSKEDFKPIKTSKIDYNTGKTVEVSNEIDQKDKEIIDKINSRHFEYRGAGAEIINKKQVFYSLVDVDDIIEQKAENMLNYVLNIKNSLTDEIKDKNKFKNETVGIKVSPDGSKINTESAKLNSPDINRKEIFDKNDTNVQININKISKDYFLYFYDVKKGAEKGSLQFKLGFINKKNTNIRYSTEKVINLFNLVNEFKSKLYPEIILNKIKFSDLIFKNQNYNINDLKANNFWDFIDLKKEALNYNNFEIDKSKIHLSDVKYSGKNGYFRLKYVDGKTSIIGSNWYHFTNLATNNGENRLEIDKNKTLITVFESANIIRRFRQVEPYFEDLIWSFNKSTKEASWIFKEKYISETLLKPNTNKRKIYLHLFGNALVQNFARAKRIIGGDNYKGGYDFEFDFEKLIKGETIEINSQTENVYFENSSKKLDPIQFTITAKYLKNQGIQFKFRLKDPKFGLILDDINKHLEPGTVEFYNSSRFDAFDQKKAFLLHLAAANVQIDYQNNLENEDFHKKTNSFDYKNIDFNQENQPITFYNPEANYDLSKYNPNQNVHWKLHEGYLLDNEFAHKNWDSEKSELIKNIRARTFGFSYGSATMLAKVNDNPNDGKFYIITNNHVEGGRNFELDKISGQNLPYSLGSGKYMSIAGPNYANNVDDGFSYWSGQYRVNNVNTWLLWTGTNQLDKQGKGNNFVDISVLIIDINPLIEEAKSKGEFLKVAWLKNWFNLPKLNLELKTNHNLKFYGPNIKSLAMNGFPYGRQNGYIINRAQSDANTISLLRQNGYTQTFFNPGNSGTGLIGLNNSYVATINSGIPLDFLQSFSYENLSHNYFGLNEKGENPTNLNNTNSLAAKIMQLNAKDPLNYSLPWYFKTFK; this is translated from the coding sequence ATGATTAAGTCAAAAAATAAAGCAAAAAACCTTTTGCAAATGGTTTTGTTAGGCAAAAAAAATGTGATTCTTTTTTTGCCTCTACTTTTAACATCAGCATCATATTCTCTTTATGTAACAAGAAGAAATTATGATGTTGATTATGAAGTTTTAGGCGAAGATGAAATTAATGGACAAGTAAATTTTGCTGTTGATTTAGATCGTGAAAAAATTAAAAAATACAAGATCAGCGAGTATTTAACATCGGCATCCTTTAATTTTGAAAACGCAAAATTATGAATAAAACACCCTAAAAATAACGGTTTTGACTATAAATTAACAGATATTAGTCTTGATAGTCAAAATTACAATGTTTTAATTTTGACATACACTGCAAAGTCTTTAACCAATCAAAATCAACTAACTAAATTTAGCAAAAAAATTCTAATTAAAAATTCGAATACAGATGTAAATTTGCTAGTTCGTTCAATAAAAGATTCTTATTTTTTAGATGATTATTTTGATTTTAACTATGATTTTATTGGTAGTTTTGGAAAGAATCTTCCAAAAGCAACTGAAAACGAAAGGAATCTCGACAAATTTTTAACTCAAAAAACTACAATTTTTAACAATTTTTTCAAGATTTTAGTAAAACCAAACGCTAATATAAAAATTCTGGATGATGGCAGAATAAGTGTTGAATCAAATATTCTTTTTAATTCACAAATTATAAAAACAGTTAATCTTGTATCAAAAAATAAGATTGATTTTTCAAAATCTGATGATTTCAACCTTAAAATCAATTATACAAATGAGTTTTTAAATAGTAGTTTTTATAAAAATACTTGGTTGGATGACGTAAATTATAGAGATTTTGACTTTTCCAAAACAAACAATCCTAACAGTTATTTCTGAAGTTTTGAAGAACCAATTGGTGCTGGGGGGTTAGGAAATTATTGATTTTATAATTCCGTTTTAAAACCAACTTTGGAAAAGTTAAAGAAAAACAAACAAATTAATGAAAACAAAAAGTTTTCGATGTTTAAACCACAAATTAACGTCGTTTCTTCATCTTTTTTAGGTGTTGACAGTCCAACTGACCCAAACGAGTTAACTAAAAAAGAATTAGACTTAATTTTTAATGACTTTTTAAAATCAAATAATTTTTTTAAAATTGAAAAACCAGATAATGTAACAGTTGAATTTTCAAATTTTACAATTAACAATCAAGAAAAAAGAGTTTTAACTTCCGCGACAAATAAATCAATCAGTTTCAAACTTATTGCAAAAAAAGGAACAGAATCTAGAGAAATTATTCTAAATTTTGCACCAAAAGAATTTATAAGAACATACCAAAACGAACAAGATAAGGCTGATGAGTCAAAAATTTTGGAAATTATCGCTGATAAAACAGGTAAAAAATTATTCCAAAATACAAAAATTAAAAACTTAAACGACGTTCACGGAAATTATTCTTTAATTGACAGTTCTGAAAATTTAGTCAATAAATTTAATAGTATTTATTCCTTACCGAAAATTGGGCGTTACCAAATTTTTGCAAAAGAAATCATTAATAAAAATAATGTCAAAGGTGAATCAGAAATTTTCTTTTGGTATACACAAGACGGAATTGAAATTCCAATTATAACAAAGGCTAATGAAAAAATCGCTAATTTTAAAAATAATAATAAAATAAATGTAAAAAACTGAAAACCAGCACAATACCAAGACATAAAACCGCTAAATAAAAATAATTTCTCAAAAGAAGATTTTAAACCTATTAAAACTAGCAAAATTGATTATAATACTGGAAAAACTGTTGAAGTTTCCAACGAAATCGATCAAAAAGACAAGGAAATTATTGATAAAATTAACAGTAGACATTTTGAATATCGTGGCGCTGGTGCTGAAATTATCAATAAAAAACAAGTATTTTATAGCCTTGTTGATGTCGATGACATTATTGAACAAAAAGCTGAAAATATGTTAAATTATGTTCTTAACATAAAAAACAGTTTAACAGATGAAATTAAGGATAAAAATAAGTTTAAAAATGAAACTGTTGGCATAAAAGTTTCACCAGATGGAAGCAAAATCAACACTGAATCAGCTAAATTAAACTCACCAGATATTAATAGAAAAGAAATTTTTGACAAAAATGACACAAATGTCCAAATTAACATTAACAAAATTTCCAAAGATTACTTTTTGTATTTTTACGATGTTAAAAAGGGCGCAGAAAAAGGAAGTCTTCAGTTTAAGTTAGGTTTTATTAACAAAAAGAACACAAACATTAGATATTCAACTGAAAAAGTTATTAATTTATTTAATTTGGTAAACGAATTTAAAAGCAAGTTATATCCTGAAATAATTTTGAACAAAATTAAATTTAGTGATTTAATTTTTAAGAACCAAAATTATAATATTAACGATTTGAAAGCTAATAATTTTTGAGATTTTATCGACTTAAAAAAAGAAGCACTAAATTATAATAATTTTGAAATTGATAAATCAAAAATTCACTTGTCAGATGTAAAATATAGCGGTAAAAACGGTTACTTTAGATTAAAATACGTTGATGGAAAAACCAGCATTATCGGATCAAATTGGTATCATTTTACCAATTTAGCAACAAATAATGGTGAAAATCGCCTTGAAATTGACAAAAACAAAACTTTGATAACAGTTTTTGAATCAGCGAATATAATTAGACGATTTAGACAGGTCGAACCTTACTTTGAGGATTTAATTTGAAGTTTTAACAAATCAACGAAGGAAGCTTCCTGAATTTTTAAAGAAAAATATATTAGCGAAACTTTATTAAAACCGAATACAAATAAGAGAAAAATATACCTACACTTATTTGGTAATGCTTTAGTGCAAAATTTTGCAAGAGCAAAGCGAATTATTGGTGGCGATAATTACAAAGGTGGTTATGATTTTGAATTTGATTTTGAAAAACTAATCAAAGGCGAAACAATTGAAATAAATTCACAAACTGAAAATGTTTATTTTGAAAACAGTTCAAAAAAATTAGACCCAATTCAATTTACAATTACAGCTAAATACTTAAAAAATCAAGGAATTCAGTTCAAATTTAGGCTAAAAGATCCAAAATTTGGGCTAATTCTTGATGATATAAATAAACATTTAGAACCTGGAACAGTTGAATTTTATAATAGTTCAAGATTTGATGCTTTCGACCAAAAAAAGGCTTTCTTATTACATCTTGCAGCGGCAAATGTACAAATTGACTATCAAAATAATTTAGAAAATGAAGATTTTCATAAAAAAACTAACAGTTTCGACTATAAAAACATTGACTTTAACCAAGAAAATCAACCAATAACTTTCTATAACCCCGAAGCTAATTACGATCTTTCAAAATACAATCCAAACCAAAATGTTCACTGAAAATTACATGAGGGTTATTTATTAGATAACGAATTCGCTCATAAAAATTGAGATAGTGAAAAATCTGAGCTTATTAAAAACATTAGAGCACGTACTTTTGGATTTTCATATGGATCTGCAACAATGTTGGCAAAAGTTAACGATAATCCAAACGATGGGAAATTTTATATAATAACAAATAATCACGTCGAAGGCGGTAGAAATTTTGAACTTGATAAAATAAGTGGACAAAATTTACCTTATTCGCTAGGATCAGGCAAATATATGTCAATTGCTGGGCCTAATTACGCAAATAATGTTGATGATGGTTTTAGTTATTGATCTGGGCAATATCGTGTTAATAACGTTAACACTTGACTTCTTTGAACTGGTACAAATCAGTTAGATAAACAAGGTAAGGGCAATAATTTCGTCGACATTAGTGTCTTAATTATCGACATTAATCCTTTAATTGAAGAAGCTAAATCAAAAGGTGAGTTTCTCAAAGTTGCCTGGCTTAAAAACTGATTTAACTTACCAAAATTAAATTTAGAGCTAAAAACAAATCACAATTTAAAATTTTACGGTCCAAATATTAAATCACTTGCAATGAACGGTTTCCCTTACGGACGACAAAACGGATATATCATTAATCGTGCACAATCAGATGCAAATACAATTTCGTTATTACGCCAAAACGGATATACCCAAACTTTTTTCAACCCAGGAAATTCTGGAACAGGACTTATCGGATTGAATAATTCCTATGTTGCAACAATTAATTCTGGTATTCCGCTTGATTTTCTACAATCCTTTAGTTATGAAAATCTCAGTCACAACTATTTTGGACTTAACGAAAAAGGTGAAAATCCAACCAATTTAAATAATACTAATTCTCTGGCAGCAAAAATTATGCAGCTTAATGCAAAAGATCCACTAAATTATTCGCTTCCATGATATTTTAAAACTTTTAAATAA
- the rplU gene encoding 50S ribosomal protein L21, translating into MFAIIKSGGKQIKVEKDQTIFVEKIDKNEGESVTFTDVLFINGKIGTPFVENASVTGVIEKQGRAKKIVVYRHNPKSTHKRKLGHRQPFTKIKITELKG; encoded by the coding sequence ATGTTTGCAATTATTAAATCTGGTGGTAAGCAAATTAAAGTTGAAAAAGATCAAACAATTTTTGTTGAAAAAATCGACAAAAATGAAGGTGAAAGTGTAACTTTTACTGATGTTTTGTTTATTAATGGCAAAATTGGTACCCCTTTTGTTGAAAACGCGAGTGTTACTGGTGTTATTGAAAAACAAGGTCGTGCTAAAAAAATTGTCGTTTACCGTCACAATCCAAAATCAACTCACAAACGCAAATTAGGGCATCGCCAACCGTTTACAAAAATAAAAATCACAGAATTGAAAGGATAA
- the infC gene encoding translation initiation factor IF-3, whose protein sequence is MNPKSLFQKKPIQEHQINENIFFPNVFLVGSDNEKIGKMPTREAIKMAKSQGLDLVLISIKEIKTKDNKVQKVPIAKILDYGKFRYDIKKKKKEEKEKQSFTNNREIRVSFNINMQDILVKSKKAREFILDGDRVKIALRFRGREITRVDQGKVTLDIFYDQLKYIAKKSKEISQNGNFLVMNLERDRKKLPKFTSSKQLKELLEYEEQQKQEENV, encoded by the coding sequence TTGAATCCTAAAAGTCTTTTTCAAAAAAAACCAATACAAGAGCACCAAATTAACGAAAATATATTTTTTCCTAATGTTTTTCTAGTCGGAAGTGACAATGAAAAAATTGGAAAAATGCCAACAAGAGAAGCAATCAAAATGGCAAAATCGCAAGGACTTGATTTAGTTTTAATTTCGATTAAAGAAATTAAAACTAAAGATAATAAAGTTCAAAAAGTGCCAATTGCAAAAATTCTCGACTACGGAAAATTCCGTTACGATATTAAAAAGAAAAAAAAGGAAGAAAAAGAAAAACAATCCTTTACCAATAATCGTGAAATTCGTGTTAGTTTTAACATTAATATGCAAGATATATTGGTTAAATCAAAAAAAGCAAGAGAATTCATTCTTGATGGTGATCGTGTCAAAATTGCTCTTCGCTTCCGTGGTCGCGAAATTACAAGAGTCGATCAAGGTAAAGTAACACTAGATATATTTTATGACCAATTAAAATATATTGCCAAAAAAAGTAAGGAAATTTCACAAAACGGTAATTTTTTAGTAATGAATCTTGAGCGTGATCGAAAAAAACTACCTAAATTCACTTCATCAAAACAACTAAAAGAATTACTTGAATACGAAGAACAGCAAAAGCAGGAAGAAAATGTCTAA
- the rplT gene encoding 50S ribosomal protein L20: MRVKGGTITRQRRRRWLKLAKGYWGHKSIGFKVAKQAVIKSWTYAFRDRKQRKREFRKLWISRINAAARAQGISYSQLMYKIKAANIEINRKMLAEMAIHHQAEFENIVKLVLDKKEN, translated from the coding sequence ATGAGAGTCAAGGGCGGAACTATAACTCGCCAACGACGTCGTCGTTGATTAAAATTGGCAAAAGGATATTGAGGTCATAAATCAATCGGCTTCAAAGTTGCCAAACAAGCAGTAATTAAATCTTGAACTTACGCGTTTCGTGACCGTAAACAACGTAAACGTGAGTTTCGTAAATTGTGAATTAGCCGAATTAATGCTGCCGCACGTGCCCAAGGTATTTCTTATTCCCAATTAATGTATAAAATCAAAGCTGCAAATATTGAAATTAACCGTAAAATGCTTGCAGAAATGGCAATTCATCATCAAGCCGAATTTGAAAATATTGTTAAATTAGTTTTAGATAAAAAGGAAAATTAG
- a CDS encoding leucine-rich repeat domain-containing protein codes for MQFLILTREIATQIIKNQEFFNEKILDLSSINFEEIEDFAFSGMDLEIKKLILPDSLLKIGESAFMLNKIEKIIFGSNIKTILDSAFESNLIKNINFPKKIKQLNNSVFANNKIKNLIIPEWISKIDSDCFADNSIENLQFDSNNINVDVYAFVGNSPKKVDILGEFNAKMDEKVFSFYKFKFDFLNSFDKFDNSFNIIIDNPNLNQILISFNWENLETINLIFPQNQQKNEVEIFINKSKIDRNLEFEALGSDFFKKTLKIY; via the coding sequence GTGCAATTTTTAATACTGACTCGTGAAATCGCTACTCAAATTATTAAAAATCAAGAATTTTTTAACGAAAAAATTCTTGATTTGTCTTCAATTAATTTTGAAGAAATTGAGGACTTTGCCTTTTCAGGAATGGATCTAGAAATCAAAAAGCTAATTTTGCCTGATTCACTTTTAAAAATTGGCGAATCAGCTTTTATGTTAAACAAAATTGAAAAGATTATTTTTGGGTCTAATATAAAAACTATTTTAGATTCTGCTTTTGAGTCTAATTTAATCAAAAATATTAATTTTCCTAAAAAAATAAAACAGTTAAATAATTCTGTTTTTGCAAATAATAAAATCAAAAACCTTATAATTCCTGAGTGAATTTCAAAAATTGATTCAGATTGTTTTGCCGATAATTCAATTGAAAATCTGCAATTTGATTCAAATAATATTAATGTCGATGTTTATGCTTTTGTTGGAAATTCACCAAAAAAAGTTGATATTTTAGGTGAATTTAATGCGAAAATGGATGAAAAAGTCTTTAGTTTTTACAAATTTAAATTTGACTTTTTAAATAGTTTTGATAAATTTGATAATAGTTTCAATATTATCATTGATAATCCAAATCTTAATCAAATTTTGATTTCATTTAACTGGGAAAATTTGGAGACAATTAACTTGATTTTTCCTCAAAATCAACAAAAAAATGAAGTTGAAATTTTCATAAATAAATCCAAAATAGATAGAAATCTTGAATTTGAAGCATTAGGTTCAGATTTTTTTAAAAAAACATTGAAAATTTATTAA
- a CDS encoding M20/M25/M40 family metallo-hydrolase, with translation MTIFEKMKKYCDLDGMSRYEEEIVAELKKSTEKLDLAYSRDGFGSLIMQQKNPNSGPKVVVAAHMDEVGFIVLDITEKGFIKVKSVGGIWGNAVIGARFKLINSLGQEFFGVAGHTSIHIMEREKIEKALMVKDLFFDFGFKSKKEAEESSVEIGNRIYFNNPSFLMQNNDFFASKAIDNRAGVVVIDELAHRLHKKEIKSNPILVGTVQEEVGSRGAKMVAKMINADIAFAIDTGAAHDTEGAIPGVQKLGAGVAIDIADGGALMDPRLVEILFRIAKEKNIPIYRYVSQGGGTDAEELQYSGYGTPTVSISIPQRYLHSTYGLISLSDIKAAIDLIEAFITEYGQKEHEKLTYK, from the coding sequence ATGACAATATTCGAAAAAATGAAGAAATACTGCGACCTTGATGGAATGTCGCGTTACGAAGAGGAAATTGTTGCAGAACTAAAAAAATCAACAGAAAAACTTGACCTTGCTTATTCTCGTGACGGGTTTGGTTCTTTAATTATGCAGCAAAAAAATCCAAATTCTGGACCAAAAGTCGTAGTTGCTGCGCATATGGATGAAGTTGGTTTTATCGTTTTAGACATCACTGAAAAAGGGTTTATCAAGGTAAAATCAGTTGGCGGAATTTGGGGAAATGCTGTAATTGGGGCAAGATTTAAATTAATTAATTCTTTAGGTCAGGAATTTTTTGGGGTTGCTGGTCATACTTCAATTCACATTATGGAACGTGAAAAAATCGAAAAAGCCTTGATGGTAAAGGATCTTTTTTTCGACTTTGGTTTTAAATCAAAAAAGGAAGCCGAAGAATCATCAGTTGAAATCGGAAATAGAATTTATTTTAACAACCCAAGTTTTTTGATGCAAAATAATGATTTTTTTGCATCAAAAGCAATTGACAACCGCGCTGGCGTGGTTGTCATTGACGAACTAGCGCACCGCCTTCATAAAAAGGAAATAAAATCTAATCCAATTTTGGTTGGAACCGTGCAAGAAGAAGTTGGTTCCCGTGGTGCGAAAATGGTTGCAAAAATGATTAACGCTGATATCGCTTTTGCAATCGATACAGGTGCCGCTCATGATACCGAAGGTGCAATTCCTGGCGTTCAAAAATTAGGTGCTGGTGTTGCAATTGATATTGCCGATGGTGGTGCTTTAATGGATCCACGACTTGTTGAAATTCTTTTCCGTATTGCCAAGGAAAAAAACATCCCTATTTACCGTTATGTTTCACAAGGTGGGGGAACAGATGCAGAAGAACTGCAATATTCAGGATACGGAACTCCGACTGTAAGCATCTCAATTCCACAACGTTATTTGCACTCAACTTATGGATTAATTAGTTTATCAGACATTAAAGCTGCAATTGATTTAATTGAAGCATTTATTACAGAATATGGACAAAAAGAGCACGAAAAATTAACTTATAAATAA
- the rpmA gene encoding 50S ribosomal protein L27, which translates to MAKTKAGGSTKNGRDSAGRRLGQKIADGQFAFTGSIIYRQRGTRIYPGKNVGIGGDDTLFALADGIVKFQKVRKRKYASIVING; encoded by the coding sequence ATGGCAAAGACCAAAGCTGGTGGATCTACCAAGAACGGCCGTGATTCGGCGGGTCGCAGACTCGGCCAAAAAATTGCTGATGGCCAATTCGCATTTACTGGTTCAATAATTTATCGTCAACGAGGAACTAGAATTTATCCAGGAAAAAATGTCGGAATCGGTGGTGATGATACTTTATTTGCACTTGCTGATGGAATAGTTAAATTCCAAAAAGTAAGAAAACGTAAATATGCTAGCATTGTGATTAACGGCTAG
- the pyk gene encoding pyruvate kinase, protein MNDMKNYISKRTKIIATIGPATQDYEVLKKLVLEGVSVIRANFSHGNYEEQRQKFENARRVSEELQIPISIMLDTKGPEIRVGKILNGSQKILTNQRLIVLTDSDSYKNFEGTAQTITVSHQIDKDLKIGDKVLFDDGKLQSVVVEIEPGKVVVKTKNSHILKPNKRLNLPGVAFSLPFLSQKDINDILFGISENINYVAASFVNSAENVRELRQLLDENGGSHIQIISKIESTLGLENIDEIIEHSDGIMVARGDLGLEVPYEEVPFQQKRIIRKCRFAGKTVVVATQMLDSMEKSSQPTRAEVSDVYWATELGADATMLSGESAQGQFPVESVQVMAIINKRAEKEFYNKLFYTKQLAVITKNSKGPRAKIAHKLAHLAYEKEIKYTVVLSRTGELLKTIAKFRPNTAVIGVLNNEKLINGFGITSSVFVSINSISEFEAIKNDFSLARNVLKPFGVEKGDTFLVVENEKMVQFVY, encoded by the coding sequence ATGAATGATATGAAAAATTATATTTCGAAAAGAACGAAAATCATCGCCACAATTGGGCCAGCAACGCAAGATTATGAAGTCTTAAAAAAATTGGTTTTAGAAGGTGTTAGTGTAATTCGCGCAAATTTTTCCCACGGAAATTATGAAGAACAACGACAAAAGTTTGAAAATGCCCGTAGAGTTTCTGAAGAACTTCAAATTCCAATTTCAATTATGCTAGACACAAAAGGGCCAGAAATTCGTGTTGGTAAAATTCTTAACGGCTCACAAAAAATCCTTACAAACCAACGTTTAATTGTTCTAACTGATTCAGATTCTTATAAAAATTTCGAAGGAACGGCACAAACAATTACTGTATCTCACCAAATTGATAAAGATTTAAAAATTGGTGATAAGGTTCTTTTTGATGACGGAAAGTTACAATCTGTTGTTGTTGAAATCGAACCAGGAAAAGTTGTTGTAAAAACAAAAAATTCCCACATTTTAAAACCAAATAAACGCCTAAATTTACCAGGTGTTGCTTTTTCATTGCCGTTTTTATCACAAAAAGATATTAACGATATTCTTTTTGGGATTTCAGAAAATATTAATTACGTTGCTGCATCATTTGTAAATTCTGCCGAAAATGTCCGTGAATTACGTCAACTTTTAGATGAAAACGGTGGTTCACACATTCAAATTATTTCTAAAATCGAATCAACATTAGGACTTGAAAATATTGACGAAATCATCGAACATTCTGATGGAATTATGGTTGCCCGTGGAGATTTAGGACTTGAAGTTCCTTATGAAGAAGTTCCTTTTCAACAAAAAAGAATTATTCGTAAATGTCGTTTTGCTGGTAAAACTGTTGTAGTTGCAACGCAAATGTTAGATTCAATGGAAAAATCTTCTCAACCAACAAGGGCAGAAGTTTCTGATGTTTATTGAGCAACCGAATTAGGTGCTGATGCAACAATGTTATCTGGCGAATCAGCGCAAGGACAATTTCCAGTTGAATCAGTGCAAGTAATGGCTATTATTAATAAAAGAGCAGAAAAAGAATTTTATAACAAACTTTTCTACACTAAACAACTTGCGGTAATTACCAAAAATTCAAAAGGTCCAAGAGCAAAAATCGCCCATAAATTAGCGCATCTTGCTTACGAAAAAGAGATAAAATACACCGTTGTTTTATCAAGAACTGGCGAACTTTTGAAAACAATTGCAAAATTTCGACCAAATACAGCCGTAATTGGTGTTTTAAATAACGAAAAATTAATCAATGGTTTTGGAATTACATCTTCTGTTTTTGTTTCAATTAATTCAATTTCAGAATTTGAAGCAATTAAAAACGATTTTAGTTTGGCTCGTAATGTTTTAAAACCATTTGGAGTTGAAAAAGGTGATACGTTTTTAGTTGTTGAAAACGAAAAAATGGTTCAATTTGTTTATTAA